One Anoplopoma fimbria isolate UVic2021 breed Golden Eagle Sablefish chromosome 2, Afim_UVic_2022, whole genome shotgun sequence DNA window includes the following coding sequences:
- the dna2 gene encoding DNA replication ATP-dependent helicase/nuclease DNA2 — MNRTKLKKTKAPDLSGQKNISSFFSSQNHQKALSASTKFTVPALARIEPLIKDGETFTFRPHSPLKRSILGDLENLLPTSPDLLFVPETPSSQIRPSCHSSSRHPGQLSPKPSREVESLEMHLSPICRSPRSKGQSARRVMNEEGGKTKWQEGCSSSVKRIISPPQESHNAKRPRNVNIQAQRSALSTTGSNLNVSLKTPHFSCDQSEGPSERSEGHSRGTEVVFNDNKNSLGEQRKHQNEINEYEKDSGFTVITGQKATEVKDTHGLTAHIHKLSAQTIIPAPQRSAKGGDIDFNKAAATVTAMTSSNEDRDNVTSDQDPAGEKTGIMSSCPVEEMLDESWFAEQMDHNEGPVKDDKPKKPRKVPDHVILSGGLNNRYWVLNVEERPGLKTLTISCSKSLHPTETCLLKDGWEMTPVCCGDVVHLENCSNGGSWVVDRERGFLVLLPDSLISGTSISNSIRCMRRAVLSDMFKSFDGGSKQMLNGTMVHEVFQRAATAKDFSLETMSKMADQALCRPRYLGDMYSLGVSQEEMKQELQDYLPSLEHWAKEYLSFSTPKTINLKTNSRAPSRGQDSATVVTVAELTDIEENVWSPRFGLKGKIDVTARVRIQKPRSGSHRTSEERTVPLELKTGKESNSIEHRSQVILYTLMSLERYNSEAGLLLYLKTGNMHPVVASHMDRRELLKLRNTLVHHIHNCVEKEAKRSRLSKLPDILTDRQTCQYCPQKRNCALYERALDSSSTDVYEDVVQDFLQQETGHLIPQHLSYFSHWLLLCSLEATNMEAKNGRKRVWLQTAEESEKNGSCVGNVQLSGPVTVQSEGVFLHRFQRSSKVPQEGLASSGLASGERIVVSDQEGRLVGLATGYLCEVSRTSISCTLDRDLSKFSDVLFRLDGDEGVVGLSTHLTNLSRLMENCQESDRLRELVVDLRPPEFIYNLSSVLPREAKDTVANILKGLNKPQKQAMKKVLLSKDYTLIVGMPGTGKTTTICTLVRILHACGFSVLLTSYTHSAVDNILLKLKRFRVGFLRLGQGQKVHPDILPYTEDSARKTGVHTLSELEQLYNKELVVATTCMGTKHPIFTRRRFDFCIIDEASQISQPICLGPLFYAKRFVLVGDHQQLPPIVQNQEARSLGMDESLFKRLELHSEAVVQLNVQYRMNRQIMSLSNSLMYEGRLECGSERTATGLLTLPFLLSVQSELSSYSKSHPQHDLSWINATLLPSSPVCLLDCSMVPALESVEQGGVSNHTEAALIHKLLSLLIKAGCKPSDIGVIAPYRQQLKSISALLQSTAFTGVEVNTVDRYQGRDKSLIVFSFVRSSAEEGNLGELLKDWRRLNVAITRAKHKLLMVGSVTTLRRYAPVEKLLNHLQQGNMIIQLPPAAHKALPSMSL, encoded by the exons GCACCGGACCTGTCCGGGCAGAAGAACATCTCGtccttcttttcctctcaaAACCACCAGAAg GCCTTGTCGGCTTCTACAAAATTCACTGTCCCTGCACTTGCCAGGATTGAACCTCTGATCAAAGATGGTGAAACCTTCACATTCAGACCCCATTCCCCCTTAAAGAGGAGTATCCTCGGGGACCTTGAAAACCTCCTGCCCACTTCGCCTGATCTTCTCTTCGTGCCTGAGACCCCCAGCAGTCAGATCAGACCTTCTTGCCATTCTTCTTCCAGACATCCAGGTCAACTGAGCCCCAAGCCAAGCAGAGAGGTGGAGAGCCTGGAGATGCACCTGTCCCCCATCTGTCGTAGTCCCCGCTCCAAAGGGCAGAGTGCACGGAGAGTTATgaatgaggagggaggaaaaaccAAGTGGCAAGAGGGATGTTCTAGCTCCGTAAAAAGAATCATTAGCCCTCCTCAAGAGTCTCACAACGCCAAGAGACCAAGAAATGTCAATATACAGGCACAAAGATCTGCACTCAGCACCACAGGTAGCAACCTGAATGTAAGCTTGAAGACACCTCATTTTTCATGTGATCAGTCAGAGGGTCCGTCTGAGAGGTCAGAGGGTCACAGCAGAGGTACTGAAGTGGTCTTCAATGACAACAAAAACTCTCTTGGGGAACAGAGAAAACATCAGAATGAGATAAATGAATATGAGAAAGATTCTGGTTTTACTGTGATAACAGGGCAAAAAGCAACTGAGGTGAAGGACACTCACGGTCTTACTGCTCACATTCACAAACTTAGTGCTCAAACTATCATACCTGCACCACAGAGAAGTGCAAAGGGGGGAGATATTGACTTTAACAAGGCCGCAGCTACAGTAACAGCAATGACCTCATCAAATGAAGACAGAGACAATGTGACGTCGGATCAGGACCCAGCTGGAG aaaaaacaggaattaTGTCATCGTGTCCTGTGGAGGAGATGTTGGACGAGAGCTGGTTTGCAGAGCAGATGGATCATAATGAAGGTCCTGTCAAAGATGATAAACCAAAGAAACCCCG TAAGGTGCCAGACCATGTGATCCTTTCTGGAGGCCTGAACAACCGCTACTGGGTTTTAAATGTGGAGGAGAGGCCGGGCCTCAAAACACTGACCATCTCATGCTCCAAGTCTCTACATCCAACTGAAACGTGTCTGTTGAAAGATGGATG GGAGATGACGCCTGTTTGTTGTGGTGATGTGGTGCATCTAGAGAACTGCTCTAATGGTGGATCCTGGGTAGTGGACAGGGAGCGAGGCTTCCTGGTTTTACTACCTGATAGTCTTATCTCAGGTACCAGCATCTCTAACTCCATCCGCTGCATGAGGCGCGCAGTGCTCTCAGATATGTTCAAG AGTTTTGATGGTGGCTCGAAGCAAATGTTGAACGGCACCATGGTCCATGAAGTCTTCCAGAGAGCAGCTACAGCTAAAGATTTTTCATTGGAGACAATGTCTAAGATGGCTGACCAAGCCCTGTGCCGTCCTCGGTACCTGGGAGACAT GTACAGTTTGGGTGTAAGCCAGGAAGAGATGAAGCAGGAACTGCAGGATTATCTGCCTTCATTGGAACATTGGGCAAAGGAATACCTGAGCTTCTCAACACCAAAAACCATCAATCTAAAAAC CAACAGCAGAGCTCCGAGCAGAGGTCAGGACTCGGCAACTGTTGTCACGGTAGCAGAGCTGACCGATATAGAAGAGAACGTGTGGTCACCCAGATTTGGTCTGAAAGGGAAAATCGATGTAACAGCGCGGGTTCGTATTCAAAAACCACGAAGCGGTAGTCACAGAACGTCTGAGGAGAGGACTGTACCCCTGGAGCTAAAAACTGGAAAGGAGTCAAACTCGATAGAACATCGCAGTCAG gTGATTCTTTACACCCTGATGAGCTTGGAGAGATACAATTCTGAAGCTGGCTTATTGCTTTACCTCAAGACTGGCAACATGCACCCTGTAGTGGCCAGCCACATGGACCGCAGAG AGCTGCTGAAGCTGAGGAACACCTTGGTTCATCACATTCACAACTGCGTGGAGAAAGAGGCCAAGAGGAGCCGTTTGTCTAAACTTCCTGACATCCTGACGGACAGACAAACCTGCCAGTATTGTCCTCAGAAGAGAAACTGTGCTTTATATGAACG GGCACTCGATAGCAGCTCTACAGATGTCTACGAGGATGTTGTGCAGGACTTTCTACAGCAGGAGACAGGTCACCTGATCCCACAACATCTAAGCTATTTTTCTCAttggctgctgctctgcagCCTTGAGGCTACCAACATGGAGGCCAAGAATGGCCGAAAGCGTGTGTGGCTTCAAACGGCTGAGGAGAG TGAGAAGAATGGGAGCTGTGTGGGAAACGTGCAGCTCAGTGGCCCAGTAACCGTGCAGTCTGAAGGGGTTTTCCTCCATCGTTTCCAGCGAAGCAGCAAGGTGCCACAGGAAGGTTTGGCCAGCAGCGGTTTGGCCAGCGGGGAACGCATAGTTGTTAGCGACCAGGAAGGTCGACTGGTTGGTTTGGCAACAGGATACCTGTGTGAGGTCAGCAGGACATCGATCAGCTGCACTCTGGACAG aGACCTGTCCAAGTTCAGTGACGTGTTGTTTCGATTGGACGGTGATGAAGGTGTGGTGGGCCTCAGCACTCACCTCACCAATCTCTCCAGACTGATGGAAAACTGTCAGGAGAG TGACCGTCTGCGGGAGCTGGTTGTTGACCTTCGTCCTCCAGAGTTTATTTACAACCTCAGTTCTGTTCTGCCAAGAGAGGCCAAGGACACCGTGGCCAATATCCTCAAAG gtcTCAACAAACCCCAGAAGCAGGCCATGAAGAAGGTGTTGTTATCTAAAGACTACACACTGATTGTTGGCATGCCAGGCACGGGAAAAACCACAACCATCTGCACCCTG GTTCGCATCCTTCATGCATGTGGGTTCAGTGTGTTGCTGACCAGCTACACCCACTCTGCTGTTGACAACATCCTTCTGAAGCTAAAGCGCTTCCGGGTTGGGTTTCTGCGTCTTGGGCAGGGGCAGAAG GTTCATCCAGACATCCTGCCTTACACAGAGGACAGTGCGAGAAAGACGGGAGTTCACACTCTGTCAGAGTTGGAGCAGCTTTATAACAAGGAG cTGGTAGTGGCAACCACCTGTATGGGCACCAAGCATCCCATTTTCACACGTCGCCGGTTTGATTTCTGCATCATAGACGAAGCTTCACAGATCAGCCAGCCTATCTGTCTGGGACCCCTGTTCTATGCCAAGAGATTTGTCCTGGTGGGGGATCACCAACAGCTGCCACCAATAGTACAAAATCAGGAGGCAAG GTCACTTGGGATGGACGAAAGTCTTTTTAAACGACTAGAGCTCCATAGTGAAGCAGTGGTCCAACTCAACGTACAGTACCGGATGAATAg GCAGATAATGTCTCTCAGTAACTCCCTGATGTATGAGGGCCGGCTGGAGTGTGGATCAGAGAGGACGGCCACGGGCCTGCTCACCCTGCccttcctgctctctgtccaGTCGGAGCTTAGTTCCTACTCCAAGTCTCATCCACAGCACGACCTATCCTGGATTAATGCCACATTGTTGCCTAGCAGCCCTGTTTGTCTCCTAGATTGCTCCATG GTGCCAGCACTGGAGTCTGTGGAGCAGGGAGGCGTTAGCAATCACACCGAGGCTGCTCTCATACACAAGTTGCTTTCACTGCTAATAAAG GCAGGGTGTAAGCCCAGTGATATAGGTGTTATCGCCCCCTACAGGCAGCAGTTAAAGAGtatctctgctctgctgcagtcCACTGCTTTCACCGGTGTGGAGGTGAATACAGTGGACAGATACCAAGGACGGGACAAAAGTCTGatcgttttttcttttgtccgGAGCAGTGCAGAGGAAGGAAAC TTAGGAGAGCTGTTGAAGGACTGGCGTCGCCTGAATGTAGCCATTACCAGGGCTAAACACAAGCTGCTGATGGTGGGGTCGGTCACAACGCTACGACGCTACGCACCTGTGGAGAAACTACTCAACCATCTGCAGCAAGGGAACATGAT TATCCAGCTCCCCCCAGCTGCCCACAAGGCCTTACCAAGCATGTCCCTGTGA